One genomic window of Deinococcus peraridilitoris DSM 19664 includes the following:
- a CDS encoding response regulator, with protein sequence MINLTNVALHDVLLVEDSLADVVLMQEAVQESMPHTRLSVAGHGVDALRFLRREASFEDAPRPDLILLDLNMPLKGGLEVLSDLRDDPELRSIPVLVLSTSDRREDVERAYDLGANTYLVKPRDLPGFFALMQQMNDYWFRSARLPQGNKW encoded by the coding sequence ATGATCAACCTGACCAACGTTGCACTGCACGATGTCCTGTTGGTCGAGGACAGCCTCGCGGACGTGGTGTTGATGCAGGAAGCCGTCCAGGAAAGCATGCCCCACACCCGCTTGAGTGTCGCGGGACACGGTGTGGACGCGTTGCGTTTCCTGCGACGGGAAGCAAGCTTTGAGGACGCCCCCCGGCCTGACTTGATCCTGCTGGACCTGAACATGCCGCTGAAAGGCGGCCTGGAGGTGCTGAGTGACCTGCGCGACGATCCGGAACTGCGTTCCATTCCGGTGCTGGTGTTGTCCACTTCGGACCGCAGGGAGGATGTCGAACGGGCCTATGATCTGGGGGCGAATACGTACCTGGTGAAACCACGGGACTTGCCGGGCTTCTTTGCCTTGATGCAGCAAATGAATGACTACTGGTTCCGCTCAGCGCGACTCCCCCAAGGGAACAAGTGGTGA
- a CDS encoding response regulator, producing the protein MKRVLLVEDHDPDALLLMELLELAAAPWEVKHVKTFREAALRWPEGQFDALLLDLDIPDGFGLELLARALQVVQDVPVLVLSGLINPEVAVRAVQLGARGYVLKGFGAAEQLVELLDPSP; encoded by the coding sequence GTGAAGCGAGTGCTGCTGGTAGAGGACCATGACCCGGACGCGTTGCTGCTGATGGAGTTGCTGGAGTTGGCCGCCGCTCCGTGGGAGGTGAAGCACGTGAAGACCTTCCGTGAAGCGGCGTTACGCTGGCCGGAAGGACAGTTTGATGCGCTGCTGCTGGACCTGGATATTCCGGATGGCTTCGGGCTGGAGTTACTGGCCCGCGCGTTACAGGTCGTACAGGACGTTCCAGTGCTGGTGTTGAGTGGCCTGATAAACCCGGAGGTCGCGGTGAGGGCGGTGCAGTTGGGTGCGCGGGGGTACGTGTTGAAAGGCTTCGGGGCAGCGGAGCAGCTGGTGGAGCTGCTTGATCCGTCCCCATGA
- a CDS encoding sensor histidine kinase — protein MSSPARQAPTIFSDELQAVAQALSPIQPQREISEVILRPALSSLGAVAGAVLLINAAQDKLELIARQGYEQDHKTIWQDGPLDRHIPAIHAMQRQEALFFEDSATLKAEYPQLEHETGALSPLASAVLPIVLNEQALGVLVLDFREPHDFSLAEKQFLNTLAVQCAVALDRSMRHARQLLGQQQQVRILESIGDAFYAVDHDWRFTYVNQRAEELWHRRREDLLGKSCWEEFPHAVGSEAYLAHLEAAQERQVVRVETRSRTLDAWIEMVVHPTPDGLSVYFKDISERKELETRSHDLTRMLERKVAERTRDLQDLNAELRAYAIAVARDLSEPMRRVDALMGLLERRLHDTMDERARALFTHLREEAKHVQRRMDELRLLAVLERRELTEELVALDQLVVQVRSDLEPLLKGRKVKWVLGTLPYITGDPMLLRQVFGELLAVSLDATKDTPGATIEVEGEGRDGQVVVWVRHNGLSLTAEEAQRYFEVFQVPSSFLGASERIGLANSRRIVTRHGGHVWAEAAPAGEAGALLFMALPDRLNAGGN, from the coding sequence ATGTCTTCACCCGCCCGGCAGGCACCCACCATCTTCAGCGATGAACTCCAGGCGGTCGCGCAGGCACTCAGTCCCATCCAACCACAACGCGAAATCTCCGAAGTGATCCTGCGCCCTGCCCTCAGCAGCCTTGGCGCCGTCGCCGGTGCGGTATTGCTGATCAACGCCGCACAGGACAAACTGGAACTCATCGCCCGGCAAGGCTACGAACAGGACCATAAGACCATCTGGCAGGACGGACCGCTTGACCGGCATATTCCTGCCATTCACGCCATGCAGCGCCAGGAAGCCTTGTTCTTCGAGGATTCAGCGACCCTCAAAGCGGAGTACCCACAGCTGGAGCACGAAACGGGCGCCCTCAGTCCCCTGGCGAGTGCCGTGCTGCCCATCGTGCTGAACGAACAGGCGCTGGGCGTGCTGGTCCTTGACTTCCGCGAACCTCACGACTTCTCTCTGGCAGAAAAGCAGTTCCTGAACACCCTGGCGGTGCAGTGCGCCGTGGCGCTCGATCGCAGCATGCGACATGCACGTCAGCTGCTCGGACAGCAGCAACAGGTGCGCATCCTGGAGAGCATCGGTGACGCGTTCTACGCGGTCGATCACGACTGGCGCTTCACGTACGTCAACCAGCGCGCCGAGGAACTCTGGCATCGCCGGCGTGAGGATCTGCTGGGCAAATCATGCTGGGAGGAATTCCCGCACGCGGTCGGGAGCGAAGCGTACCTCGCGCACCTCGAAGCCGCACAGGAACGGCAGGTGGTGCGCGTGGAGACCCGCTCACGCACCCTTGATGCGTGGATCGAGATGGTCGTTCACCCTACCCCGGACGGTTTGTCCGTGTACTTCAAGGACATCTCAGAACGCAAGGAACTCGAAACCAGAAGTCATGACCTCACCCGTATGCTGGAACGCAAGGTGGCCGAGCGCACCCGTGACCTGCAGGACCTGAACGCGGAGTTGCGCGCGTACGCCATTGCCGTGGCGCGTGACTTGAGCGAACCGATGCGACGCGTGGACGCCTTGATGGGGCTGCTGGAGCGAAGACTGCACGACACGATGGACGAGCGAGCGAGGGCGCTCTTCACCCACTTGCGGGAAGAAGCGAAGCACGTGCAGCGCCGCATGGATGAGCTTCGGCTGCTGGCCGTGCTGGAACGCCGGGAGCTGACCGAGGAACTCGTCGCGCTGGACCAGCTGGTCGTGCAGGTCCGCAGTGACCTGGAGCCACTGCTGAAAGGCAGGAAAGTGAAGTGGGTGCTGGGAACGCTACCGTACATCACGGGGGATCCGATGCTGCTGCGGCAGGTATTCGGTGAGCTGCTGGCGGTTTCACTCGACGCCACGAAAGACACGCCTGGCGCGACAATCGAAGTGGAGGGTGAGGGGCGTGACGGGCAGGTGGTGGTTTGGGTACGGCACAACGGGCTCTCTTTGACGGCTGAGGAAGCGCAGCGGTACTTCGAGGTGTTTCAGGTGCCCAGTTCATTCTTGGGTGCGAGTGAGCGGATTGGCCTGGCGAACAGTCGCCGGATCGTGACTCGGCATGGCGGGCACGTCTGGGCAGAGGCGGCACCGGCAGGTGAAGCGGGCGCGTTGCTGTTCATGGCACTCCCGGACCGCCTGAATGCGGGCGGAAATTAA
- a CDS encoding DUF6714 family protein translates to MPAVATFNRKEVVEAIRAAFRDVTLGDGVPLRESDVIDDYGSLEERAAARALDFQGPWWEVPREDLKEYSSVFIFMDAQGFRYYLPRYMTEALIETNGRLGTFAWMTLEILESAQQFGHLPDFDLAQKRAILCFVEALEHLEPGIATAPCFGRDYLDVWAYWAEQVQE, encoded by the coding sequence ATGCCTGCGGTGGCCACCTTCAACCGAAAAGAAGTTGTCGAAGCAATTCGTGCTGCCTTTCGTGACGTCACCCTCGGGGATGGCGTGCCACTTCGAGAGTCGGACGTCATCGACGACTACGGAAGTCTGGAGGAACGAGCTGCAGCACGCGCTCTGGATTTCCAGGGACCATGGTGGGAAGTGCCGCGTGAAGATCTCAAAGAGTACTCCAGCGTGTTCATCTTCATGGACGCCCAGGGCTTTCGGTACTACCTGCCCAGGTACATGACGGAAGCGTTGATAGAGACAAACGGCAGGCTTGGCACCTTCGCCTGGATGACGCTTGAGATTCTGGAATCGGCGCAACAGTTCGGACACCTGCCAGATTTTGATCTTGCCCAGAAGCGCGCCATTCTTTGCTTCGTTGAGGCCTTGGAGCACCTGGAACCTGGCATTGCAACGGCCCCTTGTTTCGGGCGCGATTATCTTGACGTGTGGGCCTACTGGGCAGAACAGGTGCAGGAATGA
- a CDS encoding IS110 family transposase translates to MTNPELFVGIDVSQARLDVALHPSGETFHVTNDEGGFELLCTRLAALSPTLIVCEATGGMERPVVLASTLAHLPIAVVNARQVRNFARATGQLAKTDRLDALILAHFAQAVRPEVRLVRDEQIRHLEALAVRRRQIVTMLTAERNRLGATHDQGVRIHIEHLIAHLQTLRKDLDRELLDAVQAHPATQHRFELLCSAPGIGPVVALTLLSALPELGMLSRGQVAGLVGVAPLNRDSGRMRGRRTTWGGRAEVRTALYMATTVAVRHNPTIKAHYEQLVARGKPKMVALIACLRKFVVHLNAMIRADEPWRDQPGVAMKPDESVGSIS, encoded by the coding sequence ATGACGAACCCGGAACTCTTCGTCGGTATTGATGTTTCCCAGGCGCGTCTCGATGTCGCCCTCCACCCCTCTGGGGAGACCTTCCATGTCACCAACGACGAAGGCGGCTTTGAGCTGCTCTGCACCCGCCTGGCCGCGTTGTCGCCTACGCTGATCGTCTGTGAGGCCACCGGTGGAATGGAGCGCCCAGTCGTGCTGGCCAGCACGCTCGCACACCTGCCCATCGCGGTCGTGAATGCTCGGCAGGTCCGCAATTTTGCAAGAGCGACAGGCCAGCTGGCCAAGACCGACCGCCTCGATGCCCTGATCCTCGCTCACTTCGCGCAGGCTGTGCGGCCAGAGGTGCGCCTTGTCCGTGACGAACAGATCCGTCATCTTGAAGCGCTCGCCGTTCGGCGCCGGCAAATCGTCACGATGTTGACGGCAGAACGAAACCGGCTGGGGGCCACCCACGATCAAGGCGTCCGAATTCATATCGAACACTTGATTGCCCACCTCCAAACGCTCCGCAAAGACCTGGACCGAGAGTTGTTGGACGCAGTGCAGGCTCACCCAGCGACACAGCACCGCTTCGAGCTGCTGTGCAGTGCGCCAGGGATCGGTCCAGTGGTCGCTCTGACGCTCCTCTCAGCGTTGCCGGAACTTGGCATGCTGTCCCGAGGGCAGGTTGCTGGGCTGGTGGGGGTCGCCCCACTCAATCGGGACAGCGGACGAATGCGGGGAAGACGCACAACCTGGGGTGGCCGGGCAGAAGTCCGCACCGCGCTGTACATGGCAACCACCGTCGCCGTGAGGCACAATCCAACCATCAAGGCGCACTATGAGCAACTTGTCGCCAGGGGGAAACCAAAGATGGTGGCACTGATCGCCTGCCTGCGAAAGTTCGTTGTCCACTTGAACGCCATGATTCGAGCTGATGAACCGTGGCGCGACCAGCCCGGCGTAGCAATGAAACCCGATGAGTCGGTCGGTAGCATAAGCTAG
- a CDS encoding DUF6345 domain-containing protein, with product MKSHLSHNSSWWMLSAMITLSLAGCAKTGSAPSSSTLPVLTVISQGPTLGQAQALQAAFGLPVTPYDETDGAIRFLDTTRFHVLPTTPLPDTTPNEEGTPTTNAAFDFAAINAMPVYPDGQAASRTQAAFSAAGLATTGGKAEVEHATFEAVQDDGTVDVSKAIDTQVGYDFSFNGLPLAGPGAKVKVVFDPAGAVSQVQYAMRGVQSGEQVPVITAQQADARAQQRIGKDVLSAQGSAVSPTVRRDLVYYAPPLALKSVTKYFPHYRYVYTSVVNGQTVNSKVVYVPAVQAAPTPTVSMNVVDHHDIEASVHVAGGTAPYTYRWVSSNMGVVGEGPTVRYFVGSEEDAGTLVDETLSVVVTDANGLSVEAGKTTSITAGYPFLEPKAIRPLEDSSVEVGVWSVGMTYSRVGQDNLPLSVANGNNFAARFQRDAINVAYNKSEASAYEQHLKSGPSELVDRVDLGFFTGHGMPTGVLFSSSRDDSFLDISAGDTVQWGNTDLEWMVFAACEVLQRTAGGRGVANRWGPSFKGLHMMLGYHNISEDTSNEGEKFADYMLRQKILWVFGNDAMKVREAWVQAATDTQSRKVQWAYMGFYGNNNRTNMNDYFHGRGSVSSDINAAERKGTWYVRGPS from the coding sequence ATGAAGTCACACCTGTCGCACAATTCGAGCTGGTGGATGCTGAGTGCCATGATCACCTTGTCGCTCGCCGGCTGCGCGAAGACGGGCAGCGCACCAAGCTCGAGCACGCTACCCGTGCTCACTGTCATCTCGCAAGGCCCCACCCTCGGACAAGCTCAAGCTTTACAGGCCGCCTTTGGCCTCCCGGTCACTCCGTACGACGAGACGGACGGCGCCATCCGCTTTCTCGACACGACGCGCTTCCATGTGCTGCCTACCACGCCGCTCCCCGACACCACGCCCAACGAGGAAGGCACACCCACGACCAACGCTGCCTTCGATTTCGCTGCGATCAACGCGATGCCGGTTTATCCCGACGGACAGGCTGCCTCGCGTACGCAAGCGGCTTTCAGCGCGGCCGGGCTCGCCACGACCGGTGGGAAGGCCGAGGTTGAACACGCGACTTTCGAGGCCGTTCAGGATGACGGAACCGTCGACGTATCCAAGGCGATTGACACGCAGGTCGGGTACGACTTCAGCTTCAACGGACTTCCGCTCGCGGGTCCCGGGGCGAAAGTCAAAGTGGTTTTCGACCCGGCAGGTGCGGTATCGCAGGTTCAGTACGCCATGCGCGGCGTCCAGTCAGGCGAGCAGGTCCCGGTCATCACGGCGCAGCAGGCGGACGCACGCGCTCAGCAGCGGATCGGCAAGGATGTCCTCAGTGCGCAGGGGTCCGCGGTGTCGCCGACCGTTCGGCGCGACTTGGTGTATTACGCGCCTCCGCTCGCCCTGAAGAGCGTCACGAAGTACTTCCCGCACTACCGCTACGTGTACACCTCGGTTGTCAATGGCCAGACCGTGAATTCCAAGGTCGTGTACGTTCCTGCCGTCCAGGCGGCACCTACCCCCACGGTCAGCATGAACGTCGTCGATCATCACGACATTGAAGCGAGCGTGCACGTCGCCGGTGGTACCGCTCCATACACATACCGCTGGGTGTCGTCAAATATGGGTGTCGTGGGTGAGGGGCCGACCGTGCGTTATTTCGTCGGCTCCGAGGAGGACGCGGGTACGCTCGTCGACGAGACCTTGAGCGTCGTCGTGACGGACGCGAATGGCCTGAGCGTGGAAGCTGGCAAGACCACGAGCATCACCGCCGGCTATCCCTTCCTCGAGCCGAAAGCAATCCGGCCCCTTGAGGACAGTTCGGTTGAGGTTGGCGTGTGGTCGGTTGGCATGACGTACAGCCGTGTCGGGCAGGACAACCTTCCTCTCTCCGTTGCAAACGGGAACAATTTCGCGGCGCGCTTTCAGCGTGACGCTATCAACGTTGCGTACAACAAGTCAGAAGCGTCCGCGTACGAGCAGCACCTGAAAAGTGGCCCGTCCGAACTCGTAGATCGGGTCGATCTTGGCTTCTTTACAGGCCACGGTATGCCGACGGGGGTTCTCTTCTCTTCGAGCCGGGACGATAGCTTCCTGGACATCAGCGCTGGGGACACGGTGCAGTGGGGCAATACGGACCTCGAATGGATGGTCTTTGCGGCCTGTGAGGTGCTGCAGCGCACTGCAGGTGGTCGCGGCGTCGCCAACCGCTGGGGACCCTCGTTCAAGGGCCTGCACATGATGCTCGGGTACCACAACATATCCGAGGACACTTCGAACGAAGGGGAGAAATTCGCTGACTACATGTTGCGCCAGAAGATTTTGTGGGTCTTCGGGAATGACGCGATGAAGGTGCGCGAGGCGTGGGTGCAGGCCGCAACGGACACGCAAAGCAGGAAAGTGCAGTGGGCATATATGGGCTTTTACGGAAACAACAACCGAACGAATATGAACGACTACTTCCATGGTCGGGGGAGCGTTTCGAGCGACATCAACGCCGCTGAACGAAAAGGCACCTGGTATGTCAGGGGCCCCTCTTGA
- a CDS encoding IS3 family transposase: MTNRKVYTAEFKQEAVRLAETTGNVSGTARDLGISDSVLRKWIKAAQQQGQRAFPGQGRQLLTPEQEEIKRLRAENEILRQEREILKKAAAFFAKESR, translated from the coding sequence ATGACGAACCGCAAAGTGTACACCGCCGAATTCAAACAAGAAGCCGTCAGGCTGGCCGAGACGACGGGCAACGTTTCTGGCACGGCCCGAGACCTGGGGATCAGCGACTCCGTGTTACGCAAATGGATCAAAGCCGCCCAGCAGCAGGGCCAGCGAGCCTTTCCTGGGCAAGGCCGCCAACTGCTGACCCCCGAGCAGGAAGAAATCAAACGCCTGCGTGCCGAGAACGAAATCCTACGACAGGAACGGGAAATACTAAAAAAAGCCGCGGCCTTCTTTGCCAAGGAAAGTCGCTGA